DNA sequence from the Anaerobacillus alkaliphilus genome:
AAGAGGCAAGATGTCTTGAGGATCCCTACAGATACTAAGGTATTTACACTAGATCCGCAAAAAGTTGCTATCGTTCATGAAGCGCACATTGTTTCCCAAGTATTTGACACTCTGATATGTCTAGACAATAAAAGCGGAACGTTCCAGCCGAAAATTGCAATGGCTTGGGAGCAAAAACATGGAATAGAATGGACATTCTATTTGAGAAAGGGTATCCTTTTTCACCATGGACGAAAGCTAACTGCAGAAGATGTTCAGTTTACATTTCATCGCTTAATGACAGATAAAACTATACCAACATCAGGTCTTTTTGATGTAATAGAAAAAGTTGAGATTATTGACGAAATAACTATTCAATTTATCTTGAAGTACGAAAATCATCTATTCCTTGATTTACTCAGTTGTTTTTATTCTTCGATTATTCCATACGACGTAAACATCGAGCTTAAATCAATAGGTACTGGTCCGTTCAGTATTGCAAAACGTGATGACTGTTTTTTAGTGTTAGAGGCAAATCACAATCACTTTTTAGGCAGGCCATTTTTAGATCAAATAGAAATTTGTTATGTTCCAGAAACAATTTCGGATAGCTTCCTTACAAAAGATCAGGAAAATAACGAAACGAAAGTTTTTAACGAGTTAGGTAGCTATTTTCTGATCTTTAACTTTAATAAGGTTGGAATTCATCATAATCTTTATTTTCGGAAGGCTATTGAACTGGTTCTCAATCAATCTGAACTTGTTGAGCAGTTAGGCTATCCGAGGGGTATGGTAGCAAAGAGCTTTCTTGTAAATAAAAGTGAACTTGACGCTGACATTATTTCTAGTAATGAGAAAGCTTTAGATAATCTAAAATTAAGTAATTACAACGGTGAGACTATTGAAGTAGCTACATTTGAAAGTAAGGAAGCTATTGAGGAC
Encoded proteins:
- a CDS encoding ABC transporter substrate-binding protein — translated: MNVLEHFVTLRLTFLTTQENEEVLTTIPYIADKLACTERNTNFIIKKMTENGWITWYPKKGRGKQSTLLFHLSLHEVSVMNVNRLILDNKIEEAYLFITTYKFPSEIKAVLLNLFQDHFGFTSTFKENKRQDVLRIPTDTKVFTLDPQKVAIVHEAHIVSQVFDTLICLDNKSGTFQPKIAMAWEQKHGIEWTFYLRKGILFHHGRKLTAEDVQFTFHRLMTDKTIPTSGLFDVIEKVEIIDEITIQFILKYENHLFLDLLSCFYSSIIPYDVNIELKSIGTGPFSIAKRDDCFLVLEANHNHFLGRPFLDQIEICYVPETISDSFLTKDQENNETKVFNELGSYFLIFNFNKVGIHHNLYFRKAIELVLNQSELVEQLGYPRGMVAKSFLVNKSELDADIISSNEKALDNLKLSNYNGETIEVATFESKEAIEDMNWLKSNCERIGISLTIHQIPLETIYNPSEMSKYDAFYCGETFDENQLLSLYLLFKSENSLLRFGLNQKLRNRIDALLKEVQSTIEPNERLNNLLNIEEWLLREAIVILTYHTVEEQRYHKSLKGVELSGFGMPDFRQLWIKREKEDQNDVFKCSIYIP